The Flavobacterium faecale genome has a segment encoding these proteins:
- a CDS encoding HAD family hydrolase → MIEAIVFDFGDVFINLDKPATFDGLKKLGATEWNHDLDQLNQQFEMGKISEDDFLSGIQKHCNNATIPEIKKTWNAILADFPLYRLEFLQMLSQKYRLFLLSNTDAIHIARFQKKVGETFYNDFYHCFEHVYFSFEVGMRKPNIEIYEHVLNNHSLEANKTLFVDDKLENTEAAKSIGMHVWNLQVGKEDVVDLFEKNIL, encoded by the coding sequence ATGATTGAAGCAATTGTATTTGATTTTGGTGACGTATTCATCAACCTCGATAAACCAGCCACATTTGACGGATTAAAAAAATTGGGCGCTACAGAATGGAACCATGACTTGGATCAACTGAACCAGCAATTTGAGATGGGAAAAATTTCTGAAGATGATTTTTTATCCGGTATTCAAAAACACTGCAACAACGCAACTATCCCAGAAATCAAAAAAACGTGGAATGCTATTTTGGCAGACTTCCCACTTTACCGCTTGGAGTTTTTGCAAATGCTGTCTCAAAAATACCGATTATTTTTATTGAGTAACACCGATGCGATCCATATCGCACGTTTCCAAAAGAAAGTTGGTGAAACGTTTTACAATGATTTCTACCACTGTTTTGAACACGTTTACTTTTCGTTTGAGGTAGGCATGCGCAAACCGAATATCGAAATCTATGAGCACGTACTCAACAACCATAGTCTCGAAGCAAACAAAACATTGTTTGTTGATGATAAACTTGAAAATACCGAAGCCGCAAAATCAATCGGAATGCACGTGTGGAATTTGCAAGTGGGTAAAGAAGATGTGGTAGACCTTTTCGAAAAAAATATTTTGTAG